The DNA region GGTGCTAATACCTTAGCTTTTCCACCTCTTTTAGTCATCTGTTGTcataaaaataaaaggattagTCAGTCTCACACTCTTAACATTATCATAACATTATCAAATGCAGTTTCTGATAAAATTAAAAGTAAAAGAAAAGAAACAATGTTGTTTCTGATAATTCAAATGCAGTTGCCAAACATTATCATAACACGCAAAAACCCCTCCAAACATCAACAACAGCAAAAACCTCTCCATACTGTGGCGAGTCCGAAAACTGCCACGTATACCTACCATAGCGCCGCAGTTACGGATATTTGATAACACAACACTACTCTACAGGAAACAATTTGAGCAATTTACAGTACGGATTCTTAATGGAGAATCCAAAATGCCCCCTAGTTTCAACAGAGAAGATGTGGATTTTTTATTATATGCCAGAAGACAGATAAAGGGAGGCGGCTGCTTGCTAaataaaaaaatttcataaaACATATAAAGTGAATTCTAGTTCTACTAGAAAACAAAACATTCATTGTTGTTGTACGATATTCTCATACATCTCCAAACTTTATAAAAACAGGACTCATATTAATCAATCAATAAAAAAAGTTAAGAGAAAGATATGCATACTCTATTGTGGTCCTAAAGTAATAATAACTAAAAGATTAACAACAATTTCATGATAAAGCATGCAACGATCTAATGCAAAAACATGTAAAATGATATTGCAAGGTGTAGAAAACTGTATTTGACCTTTAGAAAGTATTATACTGCATGATAGCACAGGGAAGAACTATAGTGATTCACTACATAGCCAAATTATTGGATATTAGAAATGGAGCCATTTCAAATACAAAGGAATGCTGCTAACAAAGGAGGGGTAAACAAAGAAAAAGTTCTCTACAGGGAAAAGATAAATGCACAGCGACTTAATTTATCTTCATCAATGCCCTCTATCTGCTTCACTAGTAGAGCAATCAAAAATCTCTTCAAACACATCTAATTGTGACATGTCACGCAAACAAGATATTGCTTCAATTTCTACATTGGGTAGCGCCGGTAACATCCCATCAGATTGATAAGGTACTTCATCCTCTATGTTGTCAATCTCTACGCGACCCCTTGGTTTTGTGGTGATTGCCGCACACCATCCACGCATATCTCTACACATTTCTGGATATGGGACATAATACACTTGTCTTGCATTTTGCGCAAGGATGAAAGGATCATAAGGACGATAACGTTTATCCATCTTAATATCCACAGTTTTATATTGTGGGTGAACCTTTGTGCCCGTATTCCTTGTTGGATCAAACCATTCACAATAAAAAACTGGAATCTTATGCTTCAGACCAAAGTAATCTAGCTCAAAGATATGTTTGATTATTCCATAAAAATCAGTATTTCCTCCTTCTGCAAGACCTTTCACGTGCACACCACAATTGCTAGTTTTTCTACCTTTGCTCCATTCTTCAGTATGAAACTTGTACCCATTGATAAAATACATGTTCCATGATATGGCCATTGATGCAGGACTGCGAGACAAGGCAATTATATCTTGGTTAGTAACTCCATTTGTCTCCTCATTTACATATTTCTTCAGCCATATGGGAAACTCTATATGTATGCGCCCAGATGAATCTTCTATATCTAGAGAGTGGTTCTCTAAGAATATGCTGAAATAAATCACACGATTCATAAGTAAATATCTATTATGATATGCATCAATAATTTGATTGAATATATTATGATGCACACTTACTCAAGATATGGTTTAACCTCATCACAATTTATCAAGACATGCACATGTGAAGACTTCCATTCCTTATCAGATAGAAAATATTTTCGTGACTTCCCACTTGGTCGACCGCCACTTTGTAGAATGGACATTGTAGGTAGAATGTCATCATTGTCTAAATGAGGTTTGTTACTAAGATTTATGGTTGGCAACAAACGGAAAGAGTTGAAATAATGAGAGCAAAAGTAATTTGTCTCGCGATGTATATAATCACTGCATATGGAACCTTCAACTCTAGCCTTATTTGTCACTGCCCTCTTTGAGACTCCCATAAATCTGCACATTCAATCATTCCACGTTTATTAATTTATGATAAACATGCAATAACTTAATAAAATCAACCACAACAATTACCTTTCGAATGGATACATCCATCGGTACTGTACTGGACCACCTAGAATTGCTTCTTTGGCAAGATGGATTGGAAGATGCTCCATTGAGTCAAAGAAACCTGGTGGAAAAATCCTTTCCAACTTGCATATGATAATTGGAATATTCTCATCCAACTTAATTAAGTCGTCCATCCTCAATGTATTGCAACAAAGATCTTTAAAGAATCGACTTAGCTCAGTTAATGGTTTCCAAACCAAATCTGGCAATGAATGGAATGCAATTGGGAGTAAACATTCCATGAAAACATGACAATCATGGCTCTTCATCCCATGCACCGTACCCTTTTCTACATTGGCACACCTACTGAGGTTTGAAGCATAGCCATTTGGCATTCTCAATTCCTTAAGCCATTTACAAACCAACTTGGCTTCAGATTTGGTTAGAGTGTAACTAGCCTTTGGTTTACCATTCTTTCCGTTTTCTAAGGGTTGGAGCTCCAAGTCCCCGCGAAAGCATAATTTAGCCAAGTCTTCTCTTGCCTTTTCATTATCCTTTGTTTTATCCTTAACATTCATGACAGTATTAAATATATTATCGAAGACGTTTTTTTCTATGTGCATCACATCGAGGTTATGCCTTAACAAGTTATCCTTCCAATATGGGAGATCCAAAAAATACTTCGCTTTTTCCAATTGTGATCCACTCCATACCCTTCGAATTCTTTCCATTTCGCCTCCCATCCAATTTCAGTAACTTTTGGAAAATTACTTATTACCGCCCATATATCTTTCCCTGTGGAAATGGGAGGTGGCTCATTGGTCACAACCCTATTTTTTAGGAAACTTCTTTTACTCCTTCTGAAGGAGTGATTAGATGGCAAGAAACGACGATGACAGTCAAACCAGGAATTCTTATGGCCACTTTTCAAGGTGAAAGCATCAGTGTGTTCCATacaatgagggcatgccaatTTACCTTGTGTTCCCCATCCAGATAACATACCATAggctggaaaatcattaattgtcCACATCAAGCAGGCTTTCATGATGAAGTTTTGTTTTGTAGATATATCATAGGTCAATATTCCATTGGACCACAATCGTTGTAGATCATCAATCAATGGTTGCAAGTAGACATCTATCTTTAATTTAGGGTTTTTAGGTCCGGGTATGAGGCATGCCAAAAACAAGTATGGTTTGGTCATGCACATTTCAGGGGGGAGATTATACGGAGTAACTATTATTGGCCAACATGAGTATGGAGAAGCAGACGCTTGAATGTAAGGAGTAAAACCATCTGAACACAGACCCAACCTTACATTTCTGGGTTCCCTAGAAAAGTCAGGATATACACTATCAAAATGTTTCCATGCTTTTCCATCTGACGGGTGGCGAAGGATGTTGGAACTATTTTTGTTCATGTGATGCCATCTCATTTCACTTGCCGACTCAGTTGATGCATACAATCTTTGTAATCTGGGAATGATTGGGAAGTAGAACATTCTCTTCACTGGGATATCTTTGTACTTTTCCATGCCAGTCTTGCGAGGAATGAACCTAGGAGCATTACAAAATTTGCACTCTGATAGATTGCTATCATCCTTGTAATATAACATACAACCATTCTTACAACAATCAATCTTCTCAACCTTTAGCCCTAACTTAGATACCAACTGTGTTGCTTGGTAATAGTTCTCGGGCAAGCATTTTTGAACTAGACATACACTTTTAAGCATTTGTGCAACAAAATCTAAACCTTTTTGTGGTACATGCCAATTAGACCTAATTTCAAGAAGTTGAGTAGATATTGATAATATTGATTGGGTAGCTCCCTCATAAATGGGCTTGTTGAAAGATATCAACTTGTCATAAAATCGTTTGGCATCTTCGTTGGGAAACTCATCCTCCGTATATTCCTCAACTTCTATGTTATCATTCACGTGAGAGAATACTCCATAAGGCCTAAAAGCATCATACACCATCTGATTCATTGCCTCAATTTGGTCATCATGATGCACATGCTCACTACTATTTGAATCATTCCTTGTATTAACATTGAGCTCTACTTCTCCATGTTGAGTCCAAATCCAATAGTCTGGTTGAAATCCATCTCGATACAAGTGAAGTCTAACATTAGTTGGTGTTCTTATCTTGAGACACTTGCAATTTATACACGGACACCTTATCCCTCCCTCAGATTTACAAATAGGTTGTTTCAAAGCCCTCTTTACGAAGTCTTTAACCCCGCGAACATACTCTTCTTTCAATCCGTGTCTATTGGAATATACTCTATCGTACATCCAAGTACGATCCATTTTCTATAAGGCAAACAATTAACTCGTCAACCACTGAAAATTAAAACATATATTAGACAAAAATGAATGGCTGATAAGTTCCTAATGGGTATTAGGAGAAAATCAGATAACTTCCTAATGGGTATTAGGAGAGAATAGAATACATGCATTCCAAGggatttttattttattttcagtgGTTCAAAAATTAAACATGACGAACATACCAAATTTTAATACTATTGTACATTATTATTTCAGACCGTAGACAAAATTGCTGCACAGATTTATAAATCTATTAAACTGCTGTATATTTTAACAAATCCAATAAGCTATTGTACTCACTTCCTGAAATCTAACTAAAACAATGTAAGCCTTAATTCTTAGTTTATTTTTTAATGTAAACCGAACCAAAACTACATGTTAATGGAAATAACTAACAACTTGCAGTATGTAGTCACTATATAGACTGTCATGTACAGTAGTACCAAATTATTACCATGCCAACACAAATCAACATACAAACCAAAACAAAACTTCTACCTACAAACATACGCAACCAAAACGCATAAGGTAGCCGATACACAAAGCAACCGCCTCGAAACCAGAAAAAAAACACAACACTGGGACAGTGATCACAACAACAGAATAGAACTTAAttcgaaatataaacaaaatcTATGCGAATCAAATGCCACAAAGGTGAAAGGTTATATCCCGATGCTAGAATTTCATTTACAACATAACCAATTCGCAATCCAAGGGAAACCGAAAAGAGAAAAACACAACATAGCCAATGCGTGTTCGAAATCAAAATAAAGTTCAAAAATTTGTAGGGTTCACAATTCCACGAATTCGCGATATAGGGTTCGAAGAGGTTAGAATGGTGATTTATGTTAGAACGTTCGAAGAAGCCGCAAAGTTATGAGAGAGTGAGGTTATAGTCATTTTTCAATTCTGTTTTCCTAACTAATTAACTCTCACAATTTTCACTTAACCGAAATTTAACAAACATTAACAGTCATAACAGAATTCAAAACAACCTACTAACTGATAGCAGACTTAACTCAAGTAAGAAATCTAACAGAAACTTAACTCCATCCTAACAGAAATTCAGTAATCACCAAACAGTTCGCTAATAGCAGTCCACAATAAAAGCATATCATGGTTTCATTTAAGTCATAACAACTCAACATTAACATTAACAGAAGCAAACTATTAGACTTTCAACAATAGTTCACAGCTGACATTACTAATAAGTAATAACACATTCAACTAATTAATTTCCTAACACTTAATTAGCTAAGAAGTTCATAACAGAATTCCACTTTCACTAATAACTAACTTTGTTAATAGAAACTGAACCTCACTAACCAACTTCTAACTTCCAGGTTTCTTCAACAACCGCTCCGAAAATAACAAACTTCAAAACTCCTCTTCCCAACCTATAACAGAACTGAACCTTCACTCTTCACAACTAACGGAACCAACTAACAGAACCATCATTCTCTCATGACCAAAATCAACTAACCGAATTTCACAACAAATTCTAAACCGTTACCTAACAACTTTTCCCAACAAACTTCTCAAGCAAATCACctgcaaacagaattgaaaaatgACTATAACCTCACTCTCTCATAACTTTGCGGCTTCTTCGAACGTTCTAACATAAATCACCATTCTAACCTCTTCGAACCCTATATCGCGAATTCGTGGAATGCACAACAGGACAACAACACAAGACAGAACAAAGGAACACTTCTCAATTGCAGTCACTAGAAGCAAGCAAAGCACTAACTAAGACACATCAACAACAGTTAGAAAACAAGCACTAATAATCAGGTCACAAATATATAGCAGACACACAGATTGTTACAAATGGCTGATACTGGCACTGCAACTCACATCAGAAATCAGTTATGGAATGCAGGCACAACAGATAATTCAAGAAGCACAACAGCCAAATCAGGTGGCACAATGAAAACATCACCTTCAGCCTGAAGCAAGGAAGGCTCAACAACAAATATCTCATCAAGAACAGGACAATCTAGAGCATTAGAGGACATACATCAAGCAACAAAAGGGAAACTAAACTACAGATATGAGTTCATCTATAAAGCACTCAAGCAGCCGCATCATCAATACACAATGCAACAACTGGAAATTACTCGGAGGCAACATCATCAAGAGAACCACATGAAGGACATTCAAGATAAGAGGAAGGATGAAAACATGCatcaatatcatcaacatacCAGAAACCTTGGTTCCACAAAAACAAATCTAAACCAGCACAAATTTTTTCAGCTCTTTTAGTTTGACCCCATAAGAAATAATTAAGCAGAACTTAGGAAATTTTATAGCCTCCTCATAACCACAAAATCAATTCATAAATAATTCTCAACCTTGAGAAATACTAACTGATGCAAACACTAACTATTGCAAACACTAACAGTTCAGTCTGGTTCCAAATTAACATAGGGATGACTAACCTTGAGAAAGAGTTGTCTTTGCAAAATCCCGGATGATATAGTGCTTCGGTTCCAAATTAACTTGCATTCAACAACTGCTTACTGCCTCCACTAAGTAAGATGAGCATTCTTGAAAACCTACAATCAGAAAACCAATTAGCAAATAATTTGATTTTTGTAGTTTCAGACTTAAAGGAGACTTTAAACATATTTGGAAACAATACTAAACTTGCAAAGAAAAGTTGATTCCAGCATCCACAAAGCCGATAGTTCTGGAAAACCTACATTCAGAAAACATAAAACATATGACTATCTCATACTCATTAAACCAAAACTCCATGGAAGTCACTTGAGATGAATATGCATTACCTTTGATGATTCAAAAACCCTTTAACGAGGGATTTTGAATTAGGGATTCTTCAATGGATTCACGTATTAGGGATTCACGAATCGGTTCACGAAATTGGGAAAAAACGGATTCACGATTTAGCATGGAATTAGGGTTTTCGTTTTGTGAAATGAAATGGAGGGAGAGTGAAAAATGACGAGGGAAAAGGAAAGAGGGAAATAAGCTGTCGCGCAATTTTTGGTCCGAAATAGAAAATTCCATAGAGTCCGCCAAGCGGACtctaattaataaataaaatacttaaaccttaaatatatatatatataatattatatatatatatatatatatatattatatatatatatatatatatatatatattatatatatatatattatagataAATAAATGGAAAATGTATATGTTATAAGAATAGCGTCGGCTAAGCGGACTCTAAGTAAATAAATACTAATTAAAAAATAATGCTACTAGATAGAGTCGGTCTCACCGACtctaaataaattaatcaaacaTTCTTCAAAGGTAACATAACAAGTAGTGTCGGTTTTGCCGACACTGATAAAAAAAATAACTTGTCTTAAAAGATGTACCTAGATAGAGTCCGTTAGTGTAGGCTTAGCCGACACTAATAGTGTCTGTGTCGGTGGCCGACTCTAAACTAGGAGGCGAAAATGACTTATTCTAGTAGTGAGACCTCAAGTTCAGACTTTCATGCAAGGCATCCTAGACCAATCGAGAAGTGGATTATACAAAGCTTATCAAAGGCGTTTCTTCAAGAGCTTGTAAATAAAGATTAAAATTGTAtgacatgagccttaagaaataggGAATGAATAAGATTGGAGAATTCTATTAACTaattctgaatatctttgggtacgggacgaatgacctaattgctcatcgtattcacctctattcatagactttagcacaattcaaaTCATAGGATTTTCAAGTCTCTCTTAGAaacttatcaatcatgattcaagttgtatgccatgagccttaagtaacaaAGAATGATGAAAGTGGAGCATTCATATCCTTGTCTAGGGTATCCTTAGATGCGGGACGAATGACgcagttgctcaaggtattcaCCTTTGTTCATAGTCTTTAGTGTAATTCGAATCTAATGATTGATAAAGTCTTCATCATCATAAGGAGAAATAAGGATTCTTCTCCAACAACTTGAAAGTTATGATGAGAATCAcacgtcatgagccttaagtagtaaagaatgaataagagtggagaattccattaacaCATTCTAAATATATTTAGGTACaggacgaatgacccagttgcttatcgtattcacctttactcatagactttagtgtgcTTCATATCCAATGACTGCCAAGTTTTATTCATCTTTCATTATCATTTATCATTTCTCTTTCCCTAGTCTCTTGTTGTCTTTGTTCCGGTCGTAAtgagccgaactacgaagctctgactttctcattacacgatgagaatacgtaggcatgcGGATTCATATTCTATGCAAGATACCATATTTATTTCTACCCTATTCTTCATTCTTCATTCAccaatcaataccatctttttggAACCAAATACTTTATCCCTTTGGATTCCATGTATACTTTTTGACCAATAACCAATGCATTCCTttgaaccaagagatgtttgctATGGAACCAAACAGTTAACTCGCTTTGTTTCTGGTTATGACAATACAATGAGGATGCCTATGTTCCTCCACATCTTAGTCTGTACCTCttttactctttggttcagagtttattccttcatggattcAATATATCATTCttctttgatttcaaattttttgTTCCCTATAATGATATACTATTTCTTGTACCAAACAACACTTTCTTATGGGccatatattatatatatatatatatatatatatatatatatatatatataatatatatatacatatatatatatatatacatatatatatatatatatatatatatatatatacatatacatatatatatatatatatacatatatatatatatatatatatatatataatatataatatattatatatatatatatatattaatataatatatatatatatatatatatattatatatatatatatatatatatatatatatatccttttaggacgatttaatcaaagtccaccttgtgaaccagGAGATGTTTGCCTTAATGTCAAACactttattccttcttttttggccaATATGTatgtttactctttggttcaaagttCATTTACCTTTATGGTTTCCCATGCCGCCAttctgttggtacaagttatacttttcatcatTTTCAAAATCTATCTCTTTGTTTTCATAGTTCTGAGAACTAGAGATGCcctgactttctcattgcacaatgagaatacgtaggcacaaggattTGAATCCTTAGCGAGCACAATCCTAATTATTCCTTCCTCTTCCGTAGGGCACTATCCATGTCTTTTATGATTCATAATTTACCTTTGATCATAACCGTTCATCCCAGTGACATACCGTTTCTTTGAAACCAAATACAGTTatttggaattccatatatatatatatatatatatatatatatatatatatatatatatatatatatatatatattatatatatatatatatatatatccttttaggacgatttaATTGACAATCCGCATTTGTATCAAAAGTTATTTGTCTTGTGCAAAAACATTTTATCCATTTTTTTGGCCAATATGcatgtttccctctatggtacaaataccacttctcttatggattccaatacaccCTTACATTTGGTTCCAAACCATACCGTTCAGTCACTGCTACTCAATCTTTCAATTATTTCTACCTGGGTTACTCTATCATTCCATTCATCTCAATGGACCATTAATCACTATGTTCATTCAAAACCTTTTACCTTaattcacttcatgtgatataccttTCTCTTTGAGGAAAATACACTATCTAtttgagctccatcttgtatctgcttatgaaccaagagttgtttgaatatgaaaccaaacatttaattctctttgtttCCGGTTGTACCATATAGTGGTGAATGCTTCAGGCTACCCACACATTggttaatgtcatttttactcttgggttcagatttcacccctttttggagtcaaaccacattatcctttggttcaaaccatattTGTTATCACTTTTCTTTTTGCCTCCCACCATTATTTCTatgaactatggagctctgaattccttattgcactataaggatacgtagacATGAGGGTCATAATCCTCTCTGAGAACTCTATCTATTTTTATTTTTCCCTTATTCTGATGGAGATATAACCTTGGACCTATACTTATTCGCCTGAAAAACTTACCAAAGAACGTTTAAATGACTGAAAATGATTTGGATCGATTTGCATTCTTTTAAAGGCATCTTAGTAGAGGATGTTAGCAAAACAACCAGGATTTATGAGGAATTGTATAACATACTAGTTAAATATTTTCACACTAATGATCATGGGATTATCTTTGTGAGGAACGATTCTAGGTATGTCTTAATGTGAAAAGGTGATCTCAGAAGTAGGGGTCGATTGAGGCTTTTGAGGAGGAACCATAACCTGCATAACTTGGCAAGCACACCTTTCTTAAGAGCAACTCAATTCGCTCTCTTTGGCAATACCTCCCACGATAATGTTGAGTGTATGACGAGGGGGATCACCTATATTCGTTTCTCCTGACTCCTTTTTTCTTCTTAGTTGAGGATTCATAGGTATGCCCTTACTAGAAGGGTGTGATCTTGCCTTATCGCTATATTACGCGCCTTGGAGTGGACATTTCTCTCCATATCCGTTATCGCCAAATGTTTAGCGGCGTGTAATTATTTGCGAGTCTTTTGACATATTTTAAAGTCCCCTTAACCCGGTTGTGGGAATTTGTTTATGCATTCGCTAGAGGACTTAGATCATCTGTTATTGCAGTGATTTGCGTCTTTGA from Lathyrus oleraceus cultivar Zhongwan6 chromosome 1, CAAS_Psat_ZW6_1.0, whole genome shotgun sequence includes:
- the LOC127103501 gene encoding uncharacterized protein LOC127103501 — protein: MDRTWMYDRVYSNRHGLKEEYVRGVKDFVKRALKQPICKSEGGIRCPCINCKCLKIRTPTNVRLHLYRDGFQPDYWIWTQHGEVELNVNTRNDSNSSEHVHHDDQIEAMNQMVYDAFRPYGVFSHVNDNIEVEEYTEDEFPNEDAKRFYDKLISFNKPIYEGATQSILSISTQLLEIRSNWHVPQKGLDFVAQMLKSVCLVQKCLPENYYQATQLVSKLGLKVEKIDCCKNGCMLYYKDDSNLSECKFCNAPRFIPRKTGMEKYKDIPVKRMFYFPIIPRLQRLYASTESASEMRWHHMNKNSSNILRHPSDGKAWKHFDSVYPDFSREPRNVRLGLCSDGFTPYIQASASPYSCWPIIVTPYNLPPEMCMTKPYLFLACLIPGPKNPKLKIDVYLQPLIDDLQRLWSNGILTYDISTKQNFIMKACLMWTINDFPAYGMLSGWGTQGKLACPHCMEHTDAFTLKSGHKNSWFDCHRRFLPSNHSFRRSKRSFLKNRVVTNEPPPISTGKDIWAVISNFPKVTEIGWEAKWKEFEGYGVDHNWKKRSIFWISHIGRITC